In Symphalangus syndactylus isolate Jambi chromosome 14, NHGRI_mSymSyn1-v2.1_pri, whole genome shotgun sequence, one DNA window encodes the following:
- the TMC8 gene encoding transmembrane channel-like protein 8 isoform X5 produces the protein MLLPRSVPSERAPGVPEPEELWEAEMERLRGSGAPVRGLPYAMMDKRLIWQLREPAGVQTLRWQRWQRRRQTVERRLREAAQRLVRGLGLWEGALYEIGGLFGTGIRSYFTFLRFLLLLNLLSLLFTASFVLLPLAWLRPPDPGPVLNLTLQCPGSSQSQPGVLRFHNQLWHVLTGRAFTNTYLFYGAYRVGPESSSVYSIRLAYLLSPLACLLLCFCGTLQRMVKGLPQKTLLGQGYQAPLSAKVFSSWDFCIRVQEAATIKKHEISNEFKVELEEGRRFQLMQRQTRAQRACHLLSYLRVNVLIGLLVVGAISAIFWATKYSQDNKEVPGVPVSAAPVPAPWGHRPGQLPGSSAVHIPGPAGELPSQHGGQPHSDLCWENSVGEELYKLSIFNFLLTVAFAFLVTLPRRLLVDRFSGRFWAWLEREEFLVPKNVLDIVAGQTVTWMGLFYCPLLPLLNSVFLFLTFYIKKYTLLKNSRASSRPFRASSSTFFFQLVLLLGLLLAAVPLGYVVSSIHSSWDCGLFTNYSAPWQVVPELVALGLPPIGQRALHYLGSHAFSFPLLIMLSRFRRSGTWWRICRDCCRSQARATLRAPNPLPPKLRARGPSAPDSHALAPRATRPRGRAPPSWMPRGCVPLAPDSTVPRPPPADSASPGARSCNPDSCLPEASLGPLQASLLHLPGPWRPPPPSVAPGPPSGVPKDRHTTPGAVGRT, from the exons ATGCTGCTGCCGCGGTCGGTGCCATCGGAGCGGGCCCCTGGGGTGCCGGAGCCGGAGGAgctgtgggaggcagagatggagcGGCTGCGCGGCTCCGGGGCGCCCGTGCGCGGGCTGCCCTATGCCATGATGGACAAGCGCCTCATCTG GCAGCTGCGGGAGCCCGCGGGGGTGCAGACCTTGCGCTGGCAGCGGTGGCAGCGCCGGCGGCAGACGGTGGAAAGGCGCCTGCGGGAGGCAGCGCAGCGGCTGGTCCGGGGCCTTGGGCTCTGGGAGGGGGCGCTCTACGAGATCGGGG GCCTCTTCGGCACCGGAATCCGGTCCTACTTCACCTTCCTCCGCTTCCTACTGCTACTCAACCTGCTGAGCCTGCTGTTCACCGCAAGCTTTGTGCTGCTGCCCCTGGCCTGGCTCCGCCCCCCTGACCCAGGCCCCGTCCTGAACTTGA CCCTCCAGTGCCCTGGTAGCAGCCAGTCCCAGCCTGGCGTTTTGAGGTTCCACAATCAACTTTGGCATGTTTTAACTGGCAGG GCCTTCACCAACACCTATCTCTTCTATGGTGCATACCGAGTGGGACCCGAGAGCAGCTCGGTGTACAGCATCCGCCTGGCCTACCTCCTCAGCCCGCTAGCCTGCCTGCTCCTCTGCTTCTGTGGGACTCTGCAGCG GATGGTGAAGGGGCTGCCGCAGAAGACTCTGCTGGGTCAGGGCTATCAGGCACCTCTCAGCGCCAAGGTCTTCTCCTCGTGGGACTTCTGCATCCGGGTGCAGGAAGCAGCCACCATCAAGAAGCATGAGATCAGCAACGAGTTcaag gtggagctggaggAGGGCCGTCGCTTCCAGCTGATGCAGCGGCAGACCCGGGCCCAGAGGGCCTGCCACCTGCTCTCCTACCTGCGGGTCAATGTACTCATCGGGCTCCTGGTGGTTGGGGCCATCAGCGCCATCTTCTGGGCTACCAAGTACTCACAGGACAACAAGGAGGTGCCAG GAGTCCCTGTTTCTGCTGCTCCAGTACCTGCCCCCTGGGGTCATCGCCCTGGTCAACTTCCTGGGTCCTCTGCTGTTCACATTCCTGGTCCAGCTGGAGAACTACCCTCCCAACACGGAGGTCAACCTCACTCTGATCTG TGCTGGGAGAACTCCGTCGGGGAGGAGCTGTACAAGCTGAGTATCTTCAACTTCCTCCTCACCGTGGCGTTCGCCTTCCTGGTCACCCTGCCTCGGAG GCTGCTGGTGGACCGGTTCTCAGGCCGGTTCTGGGCCTGGCTGGAACGGGAGGAGTTCCTGGTCCCCAAGAATGTGCTGGACATCGTGGCAGGGCAGACGGTCACCTGGATGGGCCTCTTTTACTGCCCCCTGCTGCCCCTGCTGAATAGCgtcttcctcttcctcacctTCTACATCAAGAAG TACACCCTCCTGAAGAACTCCAGGGCGTCTTCGCGGCCCTTCCGTGCCTCCAGCTCCACCTTCTTCTTCCAGCTGGTGCTCCTCCTGGGCCTGCTTCTGGCTGCAGTGCCCCTGGGCTATGTGGTCAGCAg CATCCACTCCTCCTGGGACTGCGGCCTCTTCACCAACTACTCAGCCCCCTGGCAAGTGGTCCCGGAGCTGGTGGCCCTTGGGCTCCCGCCCATTGGCCAGCGTGCCCTCCACTACCTGGGCTCCCACGCCTTCAGCTTCCCCCTCCTCATCATGCTCAG CAGGTTCAGGAGAAGTGGCACCTGGTGGAGGATCTGTCGCGACTGCTGCCGGAGCCAGGCCCGAGCGACTCTCCGGGCCCCAAATCCCCTGCCTCCCAAGCTTCGCGCCCGCGGTCCTTCTGCCCCGGATTCCCATGCCCTGGCTCCCCGGGCCACCAGGCCCCGCGGCCGGGCCCCTCCGTCGTGGATGCCGCGGGGCTGCGTTCCCCTTGCCCCGGACAGCACGGTACCCCGGCCTCCGCCCGCAGATTCCGCTTCCCCAGGGGCGCGGAGCTGTAACCCGGACTCCTGCCTCCCGGAAGCCTCCCTGGGGCCCCTCCAGGCCTCCTTACTCCATCTTCCAGGCCCCTGGCGACCACCGCCCCCCTCAGTGGCTCCAGGGCCTCCCTCAGGGGTCCCCAAAGACAGACACACAACCCCAGGGGCAGTAGGAAGAACATAG
- the TMC8 gene encoding transmembrane channel-like protein 8 isoform X3: protein MLLPRSVPSERAPGVPEPEELWEAEMERLRGSGAPVRGLPYAMMDKRLIWQLREPAGVQTLRWQRWQRRRQTVERRLREAAQRLVRGLGLWEGALYEIGGLFGTGIRSYFTFLRFLLLLNLLSLLFTASFVLLPLAWLRPPDPGPVLNLTLQCPGSSQSQPGVLRFHNQLWHVLTGRAFTNTYLFYGAYRVGPESSSVYSIRLAYLLSPLACLLLCFCGTLQRMVKGLPQKTLLGQGYQAPLSAKVFSSWDFCIRVQEAATIKKHEISNEFKVELEEGRRFQLMQRQTRAQRACHLLSYLRVNVLIGLLVVGAISAIFWATKYSQDNKEESLFLLLQYLPPGVIALVNFLGPLLFTFLVQLENYPPNTEVNLTLIWCVVLKLASLGMFSLSLGQTILCIGRDKTSCESYGYNACDYQCWENSVGEELYKLSIFNFLLTVAFAFLVTLPRRLLVDRFSGRFWAWLEREEFLVPKNVLDIVAGQTVTWMGLFYCPLLPLLNSVFLFLTFYIKKYTLLKNSRASSRPFRASSSTFFFQLVLLLGLLLAAVPLGYVVSSIHSSWDCGLFTNYSAPWQVVPELVALGLPPIGQRALHYLGSHAFSFPLLIMLSLVLTVCISQTQANARAIHRLRKQLVWQVQEKWHLVEDLSRLLPEPGPSDSPGPKSPASQASRPRSFCPGFPCPGSPGHQAPRPGPSVVDAAGLRSPCPGQHGTPASARRFRFPRGAEL, encoded by the exons ATGCTGCTGCCGCGGTCGGTGCCATCGGAGCGGGCCCCTGGGGTGCCGGAGCCGGAGGAgctgtgggaggcagagatggagcGGCTGCGCGGCTCCGGGGCGCCCGTGCGCGGGCTGCCCTATGCCATGATGGACAAGCGCCTCATCTG GCAGCTGCGGGAGCCCGCGGGGGTGCAGACCTTGCGCTGGCAGCGGTGGCAGCGCCGGCGGCAGACGGTGGAAAGGCGCCTGCGGGAGGCAGCGCAGCGGCTGGTCCGGGGCCTTGGGCTCTGGGAGGGGGCGCTCTACGAGATCGGGG GCCTCTTCGGCACCGGAATCCGGTCCTACTTCACCTTCCTCCGCTTCCTACTGCTACTCAACCTGCTGAGCCTGCTGTTCACCGCAAGCTTTGTGCTGCTGCCCCTGGCCTGGCTCCGCCCCCCTGACCCAGGCCCCGTCCTGAACTTGA CCCTCCAGTGCCCTGGTAGCAGCCAGTCCCAGCCTGGCGTTTTGAGGTTCCACAATCAACTTTGGCATGTTTTAACTGGCAGG GCCTTCACCAACACCTATCTCTTCTATGGTGCATACCGAGTGGGACCCGAGAGCAGCTCGGTGTACAGCATCCGCCTGGCCTACCTCCTCAGCCCGCTAGCCTGCCTGCTCCTCTGCTTCTGTGGGACTCTGCAGCG GATGGTGAAGGGGCTGCCGCAGAAGACTCTGCTGGGTCAGGGCTATCAGGCACCTCTCAGCGCCAAGGTCTTCTCCTCGTGGGACTTCTGCATCCGGGTGCAGGAAGCAGCCACCATCAAGAAGCATGAGATCAGCAACGAGTTcaag gtggagctggaggAGGGCCGTCGCTTCCAGCTGATGCAGCGGCAGACCCGGGCCCAGAGGGCCTGCCACCTGCTCTCCTACCTGCGGGTCAATGTACTCATCGGGCTCCTGGTGGTTGGGGCCATCAGCGCCATCTTCTGGGCTACCAAGTACTCACAGGACAACAAGGAG GAGTCCCTGTTTCTGCTGCTCCAGTACCTGCCCCCTGGGGTCATCGCCCTGGTCAACTTCCTGGGTCCTCTGCTGTTCACATTCCTGGTCCAGCTGGAGAACTACCCTCCCAACACGGAGGTCAACCTCACTCTGATCTG GTGCGTGGTGCTGAAGCTGGCCAGCTTGGGGATGTTCTCCCTCTCCCTGGGTCAGACCATACTGTGCATTGGCAGAGACAAGACCAGCTGTGAGTCCTACGGCTACAACGCTTGTGACTATCAG TGCTGGGAGAACTCCGTCGGGGAGGAGCTGTACAAGCTGAGTATCTTCAACTTCCTCCTCACCGTGGCGTTCGCCTTCCTGGTCACCCTGCCTCGGAG GCTGCTGGTGGACCGGTTCTCAGGCCGGTTCTGGGCCTGGCTGGAACGGGAGGAGTTCCTGGTCCCCAAGAATGTGCTGGACATCGTGGCAGGGCAGACGGTCACCTGGATGGGCCTCTTTTACTGCCCCCTGCTGCCCCTGCTGAATAGCgtcttcctcttcctcacctTCTACATCAAGAAG TACACCCTCCTGAAGAACTCCAGGGCGTCTTCGCGGCCCTTCCGTGCCTCCAGCTCCACCTTCTTCTTCCAGCTGGTGCTCCTCCTGGGCCTGCTTCTGGCTGCAGTGCCCCTGGGCTATGTGGTCAGCAg CATCCACTCCTCCTGGGACTGCGGCCTCTTCACCAACTACTCAGCCCCCTGGCAAGTGGTCCCGGAGCTGGTGGCCCTTGGGCTCCCGCCCATTGGCCAGCGTGCCCTCCACTACCTGGGCTCCCACGCCTTCAGCTTCCCCCTCCTCATCATGCTCAG CCTTGTCCTGACGGTGTGCATCTCCCAGACCCAGGCCAATGCCAGGGCCATCCACAGGCTCCGGAAGCAGCTGGTGTGG CAGGTTCAGGAGAAGTGGCACCTGGTGGAGGATCTGTCGCGACTGCTGCCGGAGCCAGGCCCGAGCGACTCTCCGGGCCCCAAATCCCCTGCCTCCCAAGCTTCGCGCCCGCGGTCCTTCTGCCCCGGATTCCCATGCCCTGGCTCCCCGGGCCACCAGGCCCCGCGGCCGGGCCCCTCCGTCGTGGATGCCGCGGGGCTGCGTTCCCCTTGCCCCGGACAGCACGGTACCCCGGCCTCCGCCCGCAGATTCCGCTTCCCCAGGGGCGCGGAGCTGTAA
- the TMC8 gene encoding transmembrane channel-like protein 8 isoform X4: MLLPRSVPSERAPGVPEPEELWEAEMERLRGSGAPVRGLPYAMMDKRLIWQLREPAGVQTLRWQRWQRRRQTVERRLREAAQRLVRGLGLWEGALYEIGGLFGTGIRSYFTFLRFLLLLNLLSLLFTASFVLLPLAWLRPPDPGPVLNLTLQCPGSSQSQPGVLRFHNQLWHVLTGRAFTNTYLFYGAYRVGPESSSVYSIRLAYLLSPLACLLLCFCGTLQRMVKGLPQKTLLGQGYQAPLSAKVFSSWDFCIRVQEAATIKKHEISNEFKVELEEGRRFQLMQRQTRAQRACHLLSYLRVNVLIGLLVVGAISAIFWATKYSQDNKEESLFLLLQYLPPGVIALVNFLGPLLFTFLVQLENYPPNTEVNLTLIWCVVLKLASLGMFSLSLGQTILCIGRDKTSCESYGYNACDYQCWENSVGEELYKLSIFNFLLTVAFAFLVTLPRRLLVDRFSGRFWAWLEREEFLVPKNVLDIVAGQTVTWMGLFYCPLLPLLNSVFLFLTFYIKKYTLLKNSRASSRPFRASSSTFFFQLVLLLGLLLAAVPLGYVVSSIHSSWDCGLFTNYSAPWQVVPELVALGLPPIGQRALHYLGSHAFSFPLLIMLSLVLTVCISQTQANARAIHRLRKQLVWVQEKWHLVEDLSRLLPEPGPSDSPGPKSPASQASRPRSFCPGFPCPGSPGHQAPRPGPSVVDAAGLRSPCPGQHGTPASARRFRFPRGAEL, translated from the exons ATGCTGCTGCCGCGGTCGGTGCCATCGGAGCGGGCCCCTGGGGTGCCGGAGCCGGAGGAgctgtgggaggcagagatggagcGGCTGCGCGGCTCCGGGGCGCCCGTGCGCGGGCTGCCCTATGCCATGATGGACAAGCGCCTCATCTG GCAGCTGCGGGAGCCCGCGGGGGTGCAGACCTTGCGCTGGCAGCGGTGGCAGCGCCGGCGGCAGACGGTGGAAAGGCGCCTGCGGGAGGCAGCGCAGCGGCTGGTCCGGGGCCTTGGGCTCTGGGAGGGGGCGCTCTACGAGATCGGGG GCCTCTTCGGCACCGGAATCCGGTCCTACTTCACCTTCCTCCGCTTCCTACTGCTACTCAACCTGCTGAGCCTGCTGTTCACCGCAAGCTTTGTGCTGCTGCCCCTGGCCTGGCTCCGCCCCCCTGACCCAGGCCCCGTCCTGAACTTGA CCCTCCAGTGCCCTGGTAGCAGCCAGTCCCAGCCTGGCGTTTTGAGGTTCCACAATCAACTTTGGCATGTTTTAACTGGCAGG GCCTTCACCAACACCTATCTCTTCTATGGTGCATACCGAGTGGGACCCGAGAGCAGCTCGGTGTACAGCATCCGCCTGGCCTACCTCCTCAGCCCGCTAGCCTGCCTGCTCCTCTGCTTCTGTGGGACTCTGCAGCG GATGGTGAAGGGGCTGCCGCAGAAGACTCTGCTGGGTCAGGGCTATCAGGCACCTCTCAGCGCCAAGGTCTTCTCCTCGTGGGACTTCTGCATCCGGGTGCAGGAAGCAGCCACCATCAAGAAGCATGAGATCAGCAACGAGTTcaag gtggagctggaggAGGGCCGTCGCTTCCAGCTGATGCAGCGGCAGACCCGGGCCCAGAGGGCCTGCCACCTGCTCTCCTACCTGCGGGTCAATGTACTCATCGGGCTCCTGGTGGTTGGGGCCATCAGCGCCATCTTCTGGGCTACCAAGTACTCACAGGACAACAAGGAG GAGTCCCTGTTTCTGCTGCTCCAGTACCTGCCCCCTGGGGTCATCGCCCTGGTCAACTTCCTGGGTCCTCTGCTGTTCACATTCCTGGTCCAGCTGGAGAACTACCCTCCCAACACGGAGGTCAACCTCACTCTGATCTG GTGCGTGGTGCTGAAGCTGGCCAGCTTGGGGATGTTCTCCCTCTCCCTGGGTCAGACCATACTGTGCATTGGCAGAGACAAGACCAGCTGTGAGTCCTACGGCTACAACGCTTGTGACTATCAG TGCTGGGAGAACTCCGTCGGGGAGGAGCTGTACAAGCTGAGTATCTTCAACTTCCTCCTCACCGTGGCGTTCGCCTTCCTGGTCACCCTGCCTCGGAG GCTGCTGGTGGACCGGTTCTCAGGCCGGTTCTGGGCCTGGCTGGAACGGGAGGAGTTCCTGGTCCCCAAGAATGTGCTGGACATCGTGGCAGGGCAGACGGTCACCTGGATGGGCCTCTTTTACTGCCCCCTGCTGCCCCTGCTGAATAGCgtcttcctcttcctcacctTCTACATCAAGAAG TACACCCTCCTGAAGAACTCCAGGGCGTCTTCGCGGCCCTTCCGTGCCTCCAGCTCCACCTTCTTCTTCCAGCTGGTGCTCCTCCTGGGCCTGCTTCTGGCTGCAGTGCCCCTGGGCTATGTGGTCAGCAg CATCCACTCCTCCTGGGACTGCGGCCTCTTCACCAACTACTCAGCCCCCTGGCAAGTGGTCCCGGAGCTGGTGGCCCTTGGGCTCCCGCCCATTGGCCAGCGTGCCCTCCACTACCTGGGCTCCCACGCCTTCAGCTTCCCCCTCCTCATCATGCTCAG CCTTGTCCTGACGGTGTGCATCTCCCAGACCCAGGCCAATGCCAGGGCCATCCACAGGCTCCGGAAGCAGCTGGTGTGG GTTCAGGAGAAGTGGCACCTGGTGGAGGATCTGTCGCGACTGCTGCCGGAGCCAGGCCCGAGCGACTCTCCGGGCCCCAAATCCCCTGCCTCCCAAGCTTCGCGCCCGCGGTCCTTCTGCCCCGGATTCCCATGCCCTGGCTCCCCGGGCCACCAGGCCCCGCGGCCGGGCCCCTCCGTCGTGGATGCCGCGGGGCTGCGTTCCCCTTGCCCCGGACAGCACGGTACCCCGGCCTCCGCCCGCAGATTCCGCTTCCCCAGGGGCGCGGAGCTGTAA
- the TMC8 gene encoding transmembrane channel-like protein 8 isoform X2, producing MLLPRSVPSERAPGVPEPEELWEAEMERLRGSGAPVRGLPYAMMDKRLIWQLREPAGVQTLRWQRWQRRRQTVERRLREAAQRLVRGLGLWEGALYEIGGLFGTGIRSYFTFLRFLLLLNLLSLLFTASFVLLPLAWLRPPDPGPVLNLTLQCPGSSQSQPGVLRFHNQLWHVLTGRAFTNTYLFYGAYRVGPESSSVYSIRLAYLLSPLACLLLCFCGTLQRMVKGLPQKTLLGQGYQAPLSAKVFSSWDFCIRVQEAATIKKHEISNEFKVELEEGRRFQLMQRQTRAQRACHLLSYLRVNVLIGLLVVGAISAIFWATKYSQDNKEESLFLLLQYLPPGVIALVNFLGPLLFTFLVQLENYPPNTEVNLTLIWCVVLKLASLGMFSLSLGQTILCIGRDKTSCESYGYNACDYQCWENSVGEELYKLSIFNFLLTVAFAFLVTLPRRLLVDRFSGRFWAWLEREEFLVPKNVLDIVAGQTVTWMGLFYCPLLPLLNSVFLFLTFYIKKYTLLKNSRASSRPFRASSSTFFFQLVLLLGLLLAAVPLGYVVSSIHSSWDCGLFTNYSAPWQVVPELVALGLPPIGQRALHYLGSHAFSFPLLIMLRFRRSGTWWRICRDCCRSQARATLRAPNPLPPKLRARGPSAPDSHALAPRATRPRGRAPPSWMPRGCVPLAPDSTVPRPPPADSASPGARSCNPDSCLPEASLGPLQASLLHLPGPWRPPPPSVAPGPPSGVPKDRHTTPGAVGRT from the exons ATGCTGCTGCCGCGGTCGGTGCCATCGGAGCGGGCCCCTGGGGTGCCGGAGCCGGAGGAgctgtgggaggcagagatggagcGGCTGCGCGGCTCCGGGGCGCCCGTGCGCGGGCTGCCCTATGCCATGATGGACAAGCGCCTCATCTG GCAGCTGCGGGAGCCCGCGGGGGTGCAGACCTTGCGCTGGCAGCGGTGGCAGCGCCGGCGGCAGACGGTGGAAAGGCGCCTGCGGGAGGCAGCGCAGCGGCTGGTCCGGGGCCTTGGGCTCTGGGAGGGGGCGCTCTACGAGATCGGGG GCCTCTTCGGCACCGGAATCCGGTCCTACTTCACCTTCCTCCGCTTCCTACTGCTACTCAACCTGCTGAGCCTGCTGTTCACCGCAAGCTTTGTGCTGCTGCCCCTGGCCTGGCTCCGCCCCCCTGACCCAGGCCCCGTCCTGAACTTGA CCCTCCAGTGCCCTGGTAGCAGCCAGTCCCAGCCTGGCGTTTTGAGGTTCCACAATCAACTTTGGCATGTTTTAACTGGCAGG GCCTTCACCAACACCTATCTCTTCTATGGTGCATACCGAGTGGGACCCGAGAGCAGCTCGGTGTACAGCATCCGCCTGGCCTACCTCCTCAGCCCGCTAGCCTGCCTGCTCCTCTGCTTCTGTGGGACTCTGCAGCG GATGGTGAAGGGGCTGCCGCAGAAGACTCTGCTGGGTCAGGGCTATCAGGCACCTCTCAGCGCCAAGGTCTTCTCCTCGTGGGACTTCTGCATCCGGGTGCAGGAAGCAGCCACCATCAAGAAGCATGAGATCAGCAACGAGTTcaag gtggagctggaggAGGGCCGTCGCTTCCAGCTGATGCAGCGGCAGACCCGGGCCCAGAGGGCCTGCCACCTGCTCTCCTACCTGCGGGTCAATGTACTCATCGGGCTCCTGGTGGTTGGGGCCATCAGCGCCATCTTCTGGGCTACCAAGTACTCACAGGACAACAAGGAG GAGTCCCTGTTTCTGCTGCTCCAGTACCTGCCCCCTGGGGTCATCGCCCTGGTCAACTTCCTGGGTCCTCTGCTGTTCACATTCCTGGTCCAGCTGGAGAACTACCCTCCCAACACGGAGGTCAACCTCACTCTGATCTG GTGCGTGGTGCTGAAGCTGGCCAGCTTGGGGATGTTCTCCCTCTCCCTGGGTCAGACCATACTGTGCATTGGCAGAGACAAGACCAGCTGTGAGTCCTACGGCTACAACGCTTGTGACTATCAG TGCTGGGAGAACTCCGTCGGGGAGGAGCTGTACAAGCTGAGTATCTTCAACTTCCTCCTCACCGTGGCGTTCGCCTTCCTGGTCACCCTGCCTCGGAG GCTGCTGGTGGACCGGTTCTCAGGCCGGTTCTGGGCCTGGCTGGAACGGGAGGAGTTCCTGGTCCCCAAGAATGTGCTGGACATCGTGGCAGGGCAGACGGTCACCTGGATGGGCCTCTTTTACTGCCCCCTGCTGCCCCTGCTGAATAGCgtcttcctcttcctcacctTCTACATCAAGAAG TACACCCTCCTGAAGAACTCCAGGGCGTCTTCGCGGCCCTTCCGTGCCTCCAGCTCCACCTTCTTCTTCCAGCTGGTGCTCCTCCTGGGCCTGCTTCTGGCTGCAGTGCCCCTGGGCTATGTGGTCAGCAg CATCCACTCCTCCTGGGACTGCGGCCTCTTCACCAACTACTCAGCCCCCTGGCAAGTGGTCCCGGAGCTGGTGGCCCTTGGGCTCCCGCCCATTGGCCAGCGTGCCCTCCACTACCTGGGCTCCCACGCCTTCAGCTTCCCCCTCCTCATCATGCTCAG GTTCAGGAGAAGTGGCACCTGGTGGAGGATCTGTCGCGACTGCTGCCGGAGCCAGGCCCGAGCGACTCTCCGGGCCCCAAATCCCCTGCCTCCCAAGCTTCGCGCCCGCGGTCCTTCTGCCCCGGATTCCCATGCCCTGGCTCCCCGGGCCACCAGGCCCCGCGGCCGGGCCCCTCCGTCGTGGATGCCGCGGGGCTGCGTTCCCCTTGCCCCGGACAGCACGGTACCCCGGCCTCCGCCCGCAGATTCCGCTTCCCCAGGGGCGCGGAGCTGTAACCCGGACTCCTGCCTCCCGGAAGCCTCCCTGGGGCCCCTCCAGGCCTCCTTACTCCATCTTCCAGGCCCCTGGCGACCACCGCCCCCCTCAGTGGCTCCAGGGCCTCCCTCAGGGGTCCCCAAAGACAGACACACAACCCCAGGGGCAGTAGGAAGAACATAG